The window TGGCGAATCGGTCGTCCAGTACGACCCAGACGAGACGACGAATATGTCGGCGAAATTCGAGACAGCAGGGCAGGATCCAGCCTGCGACAGTCACCCGGACTTTGCACTCAAGATCCAGAGCACCTATTACCAGGGCTGGTACACTCACCTCGAGAACGAGTTCGGGGACGAAGCGAACGCAACAGTCGACGTAAACCACGACGAGGAGTACGTCGTCGTGGCACTCGAGAACGCTCGCACGACTGCCCCCGTGTTCGACGTGGACGTTGCGGTTGATCCAATTACCAGCTTCAACGACGGGCTCTCGGCGACGGCGACGGTCACGAATGTCGGAACTGCAAGTGGTTCCGATACTGTATCGGTTACTATTGAGGGGGCGACAGAGACGAAATCGACTGGGACACTCGAGCCCGGTGAGGAGACCACGCTCGATTTCAGTCTCAACCAAAACGAACTGTGGGACGCACTCGGGGTCGGCCCAGGACAGCCGAACGACATCGAGAACTACAACGAGTACAGCTACGATGTGACGACGAGCAATGCTACCCTGGAGGGGACGTTCTTTTACTCTTTCCACCACACGTTCTACCACCTAACCGATGTCGGTCACACCCATGACGGGAACGTTACAACGGTATCGGCTGATCTTACGAACATCGGGAACGAAAGCGAGGCTCGAGATATCACGATCGAACTCGAGAGCGATATCGACGAACTCGGCGAACCACTGACGTACACCGAATCGATACAGGGTGATCCGTGGGAGGACACGGCTGTCGAAATCGATTTCAACCGGAGTGCACTCCCCGATGGGGAGTACACCTACACGGTTGCGGTCGACAACACCCCACAGGCCCCCTGTAATAAGAACGACGGGGCCTGCGAACAGGAGGGTACGTTCGAAATCACGAACGGAGCCGTTGGGGACGTCGACGAAATCATCGTTACCGAGCCATCGGACGTCGGGGTCTCGATTCTCGGCACCGAAATCTCCGGGGAGTGGTGGGGTGGTGGGGCGTATCACAAAAACTGGGCCCCGGTCACAGCGTCGGCCGTGATTGGAGAAACACGCTATCGGTTCCTTCCCAACGGAGAGACCGAGGAGATCCCGCTCGATCAACCGCACTACACCGATCCTGGTGCCCAGATGGAAGACTACAATCTGAACACCTACGGAACCCAAACGCAGACCTACGATATCGAAACCGAGATTGAGTCCGGTTCGGTGACGATCGAGGCGACGTACTGGCCCTGTGCCCAGGGTGGACTG of the Natronosalvus vescus genome contains:
- a CDS encoding DUF7289 family protein, giving the protein MIGVCTGDRTATRGAAPLVGIVLLFGMVFVGAAIVGVSGMMLLDSLEGQNEVENARTSMDETSLRLNTVTETGTQQTVSDATVTTDGSVSIAWYVAGAGASSPFEDTTCLAHVEDFGAVVEDAEGRTIAYQGGGVWERTEAGTTIRSPPPLTYDDGSLEFGLVTVSSESAGSGESVVQYDPDETTNMSAKFETAGQDPACDSHPDFALKIQSTYYQGWYTHLENEFGDEANATVDVNHDEEYVVVALENARTTAPVFDVDVAVDPITSFNDGLSATATVTNVGTASGSDTVSVTIEGATETKSTGTLEPGEETTLDFSLNQNELWDALGVGPGQPNDIENYNEYSYDVTTSNATLEGTFFYSFHHTFYHLTDVGHTHDGNVTTVSADLTNIGNESEARDITIELESDIDELGEPLTYTESIQGDPWEDTAVEIDFNRSALPDGEYTYTVAVDNTPQAPCNKNDGACEQEGTFEITNGAVGDVDEIIVTEPSDVGVSILGTEISGEWWGGGAYHKNWAPVTASAVIGETRYRFLPNGETEEIPLDQPHYTDPGAQMEDYNLNTYGTQTQTYDIETEIESGSVTIEATYWPCAQGGLTHVATDEAKDGETTHHYSCNAFAYGEEITVEGGGAGDASTDHGLMMTRTADDNHMPDIEKGFPLQRSINDVFQDGTDDVELIDNELQLEAGDFAFMMETTMTQSELQSEFPDYPWETVDTANQSEMNLAAWDIAANYRENEDGDPNFNDIIGFVQVDGGASYVDFDDPKVDFRVDGEKRKPSQSGTEPESIGDGSAVSVETDAIVIS